In Miscanthus floridulus cultivar M001 unplaced genomic scaffold, ASM1932011v1 os_1337, whole genome shotgun sequence, the DNA window AGATATGGTATGATAGAATAACTGatctgttgtaacaaactaggaatccgATCTGTAGCGCTGATCGCCCtaattgtaaccctacccctctgcctatataaaggGGGTAAGGATCCTGCGATCGGCACGTTCACAACGACACCATCGTCTCATTCCAATCTacctcgtagctaggagcaacaacccggGTAATTGAGCATACAAATACAAGAAGAGCAGCAGCATCACTGGATTAGGGTTTAGCGCATCACCGCGCCCCGAACCAGCATAAATCCTTATGTCACATGTACTACCATCTGATTCTGTCTTCGCGATCACGTTGCTAGGCATTGCTAGAACTAATTCTTCCAACACGTACCTCCTTGATCAATACAATCATTGTCTCCCTATTCTAGTTTACAGCTTGTAAAGTATGCTTTATAATCTAATTTTTCCAGCATACCTGCTGAAGTAAAATACCTTCACAAAACACATGCCCAAAATGAGGTTTTCTTCTGAAACTAAATTTAAAATCattcaaaagaagctcaaaatttTCAAGGGTGCTAAAGATGGTGCACATGTGATTGTATGCTTAATTCATGGCATGTTTTCGAATTTTCAGGCTGCTGCAATTAGTAGACTTATATACGAAATAAAGACTAACTTGCATGGTAGGTAGTAGTAGTACCTTTATGTCCGTATAACGACCAAATTTTATGAGATCAGCAGTGGGATGGTTGTCGATTGAATGCCTCAATGCTGCCTTTACCGCCTCTCCTTCCTTTCTCTTCACATCCCCACAATAGATTTGAGCAAAGACTTTCTCAAGCGCAGGGAGGTACTGCAAGCTACCAAAGTCGAATCCAATATAGGCCTTTGCGTGGAAATCCAACTGAAGAAATTCAAGGCACGACATTGCTCCCTGTTGATACGCTATCATGGAATTGTTTGCCCAGAACCGCAATTTCGGGAATGCACCAGCGGCAATGACATCACAGAAGTCCAAGTCGCACGACACCAAAAAAGACCGCAGCTCTGGCAAACTCCCAATATTATTTAGATCCCCTGGCTTCATAGACGTCAAACTCAGAGATAAGTAGGACAAGTTCCGAAGTGATGAGGTGCTGATCCACACAGGCAATTCAATCTCATGACCTAGGCATAGACGACGGAGTCGGGGGCAGGGCAAATAGCCATGACAGATGTCCAGGTTATCATTGGACCTGTAAACCACTTCTAGTTCGACTAATTTCTTCAATTTGTTTAGAGACTCCACTAAGGCTAGTTCTTCCAACTTGTCAGGGAATTCACTTATCTTGACATGGAGCACCCTTAGCGCTGTCAGCTTGCCCAGCTCTGTACTAAAGTCAGCTAGCGggtgcttctggtcaactccctTAGTCCTTAATAAATAGGAGTAGCCAGGACGACTGGAAGCTACTTGCAGTCGCAGCTCTTCCAAGGAAGTTAGGCTTCCCATCCCATCTGGCAATGTTACTGGGGCGTCAAAGGTACCACATCGCAAGCACTTCAGTTCTCTAAGCAAAGTAACACTCTGTGGCACTGCTTTTATCCCGGTTTCCCTCAAATCTAGGAACTGTAAAAATCTTAAATCACCTAGTTCCATCGGCTGCTCATTAATAGCAGTTCTACTTAGTCCGAGGTATCTCAAGTGATGTAGCCGGGCAAGATTCTTGAGACCATAAACATCAACTGGAGTCCATCTCGATATTATCGTCAAACTACCTTCTAAAGATAGGACCTGTAAAACCCGAAATCTTGTGAGTAACGAGTCTAATGCCTCTCGACTAATATCACACTTAGTAGCATTAAATGATCTCATCACTTCTTGTTTGCATGTTTTAGCCAGGTCATACTGATCCA includes these proteins:
- the LOC136533942 gene encoding disease resistance protein Pik-2-like, with translation YLMVIDDIWDRSSWDTIKYGLINNDKGSGVITTSRIFEVAENSGEVCQLKPLSCDHSKELFYARLGSKGAYISDQLDDKSTKYILEKCGGLPLAIITIASLLAGKSAEEWSEVYSRIGFGQEGTRAQNTKKILLFSYNDLPTHLKTCFLYLSIFPEDHMIEKNALVWKWIAEGFVHEEKGQTLFEVGERYFNELINRSMMQPVEAIGPWYEHIFETYDIWACRVHDMVHDLICSMAKEENFVTIVDRNEKHLSSQNKARIVAVQNRVLDQYDLAKTCKQEVMRSFNATKCDISREALDSLLTRFRVLQVLSLEGSLTIISRWTPVDVYGLKNLARLHHLRYLGLSRTAINEQPMELGDLRFLQFLDLRETGIKAVPQSVTLLRELKCLRCGTFDAPVTLPDGMGSLTSLEELRLQVASSRPGYSYLLRTKGVDQKHPLADFSTELGKLTALRVLHVKISEFPDKLEELALVESLNKLKKLVELEVVYRSNDNLDICHGYLPCPRLRRLCLGHEIELPVWISTSSLRNLSYLSLSLTSMKPGDLNNIGSLPELRSFLVSCDLDFCDVIAAGAFPKLRFWANNSMIAYQQGAMSCLEFLQLDFHAKAYIGFDFGSLQYLPALEKVFAQIYCGDVKRKEGEAVKAALRHSIDNHPTADLIKFGRYTDIKVFDHVRETESAHDVWMALQALHGDTSPHLMMASLRKRITRRRWRLRLLSPTMTW